Within Sardina pilchardus chromosome 21, fSarPil1.1, whole genome shotgun sequence, the genomic segment ctaatattacatttgattggtaacatgtttgtagcgcgccagtttacccatcccctacatcaaaacagcttagaatccatcaaagaatcagctgtgttggctgtaggcgattttctataaccattttcattcatttcaacaatggttcattgaaacgtcgtttgaataatttcgccagtcatcaccttcattgtaatgattaaatgagattaaggagtcgactattgacggatatgcggtcttcatcattttgaaatgcgggatgaaactttctgccacctggtggttgtttgggtacattgccttagcctcgaaaaaaatcggcttgacggcctgcgggatctcttcgggagtcccgcgggagaaggtgcattctcaacccgtacccactgtatagctgctacagttttacatttgatttatttgtcttttggtccacacattagtaataaaaataaaaataaccatatgcctctgtaactggtgttagttcaggacgaagtggaggtaaatgtcaacatgcataaatgcctttgtctgctgtaataaaacccaccttctacctcaaaagctctctaatgaaatgtacatttatgtatctgcgttacaggttattcacaagtggctccagtctggtttgggggtctacactttctcatcctgtcctgccacccaagtaaagtaagctatacagttttacttttgatttatttgacttttggtctaaacattaataataaaaaataaccatttgcctctgtaactggtggtctaaacattaataataaaaataaccatatgcctctgtaactggtgttaccagttcaggatgtagtgaaggtaaatgtcaacatacataaatgcctttgtctgctgtaataaaacccaccttctacctcaaaagctctctgaaatgtacatttatgtatctgtgttacaggttattcacaagtggctccagtctggtttgggtgtctacgctttctcattctgtcctgccacccaagtaaagtaagctatacagttttacatttaatttatttgacttttggtccacacattaataataaaaaattgcCATATgcttctgtaactggtgttgtatgaattgaaagtgagttgtatgaattaaaatgttaatattgtttactgtatttaataaaaAAGCTTTTAAATGACATCTTGTTTGGGCTGCTCTTACTATCAGTAGTGTATATAAAAATTAAGCGATACAAGTACTGTGAAAATGCTGTAGAGTAgtgttattatgaccgccgctagcgtagctagcgaagcggtcatatagttgttgtcaaagtttttttttattttttttttttattcttttttcccgtcatttttcgtcaacgattcccgggacaccgtaacaccggagcgcatgaaacttggtgggcatgtagccccagtagagttctatggaaaattttcgtttcgtccccgggggtcactccacccccgcgctgcccccgcccgaagcccaaaaatgacagtttttcctacataactacctgaaccgtggcaccgaggatgacaaaatgtttatggtatgttgttctctagagcttgcatcaacttagcttataaccagtcatttgtgatttgcccccccatcgtaaaaattgaaaatgcaatgtaatattgctttaattgcccctatcttcagatgagatgttatgaactgcaccaaatttcatgtgtatgattaacctgacaccctctgggagtatgccaagttttgtggaatttcatccatggggggctataaaataaatggctttatgtgtacattcaggactgtatacccatcggccagtagatggtggtattatctggagtctaaatccccccctggggatttcaaaaactgttccaaacatctcaatctctgctagtttttgtcctagaaacatataagtgacaccattagaaacctttaatcaactagtttccaaatatgttttaaaagagaatggttgctctgggtgcaacaaacatgcaggaacacacacacacacacacacacacacacacacacacacacacacacacacacatatacgcacacacacacacacacacacacacacacacacacacacacacacacacacacacacaaacacacacacacacacaaacacacacacacacaaacacacatatacgcacacacacacacacacacacacacacacacacacacaaacacacacacacacccttacacacacacacacacacacacacacacacacacacacacacacacacacacacacatgcacacacacatctttgagtacattttgtgagaccaccggagctgagaagtgagtgtgtgtgtgatgtactatagcctgtgtgtgtgggtgcgtttctgtgtgcccatctgtgtgtttgcatgtgtgtatatgtgtgtatgtgcatgttctgtgtgtgttctctttctttctctctctctctctctttctctctctctctctctctctctctctctctctaagtctgtgttatctgtgtgtattctgtgtgtgttctctctttctctctctctctctctgggtgtgcctgtgtgtgtgtgtttgtgtgtgtgtgtgtgtgtgtgtgtgtgtgtgtgtgtgtgcgagtgtgtttgtgtgtgcgtgtgtgagtgtgtgcctgtgtatgtgtgtttgtgtgtgtgtgtgtgtgcacacgcgcgcatgtgagtgtgtgtgtgttatctgatattggagtgacagtgacggcagagaacacagtgaacatatactcagagacacattaaacacacacacaagcagacacacactcacactagacagagaagcactcatacacaaaagcaagcgcacacatgcacacactcatttacatacataaaagttgcagtagggatggagtaggcgatggaaacacaagcgtgattgatatttgcggagagaatgtgcaggactgagcggcggtcatattgtgtatcgctttgcggtacatctagttttaacAGTACTAGTACTGTGTACATTTTGTAGAGTACTGTAACTTTACGGTACTACTACTGTGTAAATATTGCAGTGTACTGTGATATATTCAACAGTATTATACTGTAGTTGGAAAATTACCGTAAAAAAACAGTAGATTACAGGTAACCACAGCTTCCAGTAGCATACCGGGATTTTACAGGgaatttttttacagtgtagtttATTGTCTAATACTCCTGGATACAATGGATATAGATATTCAACCAAAtgtaatacatttaaatatgtatgtatgcgcaTATCTTAATTAATGTTTCAATGTCTTTTATTTCAATCACACTAAATGATTTACAAGCGAATCTTAATGCAATAACAACATAGCTATGAACTACATAAAAATAGCATACAAACTATTTACAAATAATATTTTGAAGATTTTGCAAAGTCTACAAATAATGCACAGTTCATTTGGAGAGACTgaagttgtttattttgtttttgctgaaaGACTTAACTGTTTATAAATGTTTACTTCTTATCTATTTCATCATTGCATAGCCCTTTACTAATGTTTTTCAAATGAGTAATAACATACAACCCTACATGAACTTTGGGTCATCCTTAATATTTCTCTAATTTACAGaaagtctctatctcttatcacttttaagttaaagccttttgaaattaatatgtcaaaatggaacgttttaggaaaaaacctctggcgcctaaaaggttaaattgcatacatattaccataacattacccacttattaccgatctgcaatgtaaagtgttaccgaataaACAAATGTTCCTCTGAATACAGACCACAGACCCGAAAGAATACAAATGGGTCAGGAAATCACAAatgaccacaaaaaaaaaaaaaacacgcaatAGGCTAAAACACTGATTTTCacttttttagaaatgtatATAAAATATCTCACAAAGCTATCTGACAATATTCATGATATCTCCTGAGTACTCCGAGAGAGTCTGCCCATCAAACATACATCTGATCTGGGTAGCTTTGTCAATATTCAGGGTGCGGGCTTATCCAGAGTTCAATCAGATGTAGATAAACTaacacagcacaaacaacagGCAACACAACCGCTGGAACAGGTATTTTCCTGAATGAAAAGTATATATATGGTGTCCCGTTTTACCACTTCCCTCATCGAGGGGACTTTACTGTAGAGGGCACTGAAAAACATGTGGAAGTGTCAAGAGGGGAGAAATTATTCTCTGTACATCTCCATAGTGAAGTAACTTCCCCAATTACTCTTCACCATCTCATCTATTTTCTTCACCAGCTCCACAACTTGAGTGTAGTCACTGCTCTTGTTGTTGAACCCATGGTATCGTCCACCACAGCTGTCAATCACTTTCTTCAGGTTGGGATGAGCAGATCTCACATATTCATCAATAGTCTGACCCACCAGATCATCACCGCGAGTGAACAGGACAATCGTATAGTCTGCAGCTTTTTCCCCAAAGATCTCCTGTAGGGCTCTGACTGCGTTCTGTTCCTCCCTAGTGAACCTGCCCACCTGAACCACCAGCAGAAACACATGGGGTCCTGGAGACGAGTACTTAATGCATTTCACTATCTCTTCTTTTACATCTGCATTTCTACCTGTGTCTAGAATACCAGGTGTGTCAATCACTTCAATACATCTTGGACTACTAGTACTTCCTCTTGAACAAGTCGAGTTTAGAGAGGTATGAGATGGAAAAACTGCTCTCCCCAGTATGGTGTTTCCCACAGCACTCTTTCCCGCTCCAGTCTTCCCAATCAGCACGATTCTCAGGGGTTCACCTATGAGACAATCATAGCAATCAGGAATATATATATTCAGGAGTCGGTTATGATTTTTCTCTTAGCGGTGTAATGGTATGGTATGGCCACgcggtggcaatctgaatagtttaggttcaaatgtatgacaaccaaggaagaacaatacaggcagtctctctctgagtgctttccTAGTTGTCAAATGTAATCCAATATTCAATTtatacaaatatactgtatgtatatgtaaaaCAGAAAATATTCCATATTTTAGACATCAGATGAATTAGCCTTACAAAGCTCATCACATGGTCAGATTTTGGCAttaacatatttttaaaaaaaaatgtatgttaCAATGAACCATCAATATAATCAATGAATAGCAATTGATACCGTCAGGAATAGATCGCGAGGCAcccattttctctctgtgtcagatGAATGCCAGtgtgcagagaggagaaaaaccTGTGGTTTCCATTAATGTAGTCTCAAAATGCCCCGCCTACTTCCTCAACAGTATAAACTCCAGTAGAGTACGGCAGTACTGTACCTCTGAGCTGCAGCCTAGAACACAGTGACACACTTGGGCTAGGACAGCATAATGTAAAAATGTAAGTTTGCATACAGATAATAGTGTTATCATCTTTCACGATTAACCATTTTATTTGCAGAGttaaattaatcagttaattTGGAGAGTACATTTTGTCTAATTCTAGCAAgtttgaactgtgtgtgttcttgtccaTGTATAACATAGTGAGTTGCCAGAAATGCATGTTCAATAAATTAATTCAAGCTGTCAGGATCATTTTGTAACTTGTGGCATCGCTTtagttttcttttattttctaaCACGTTGTGTATATTTAACTAAAATGTAATTAAAAACTAAATCTGTTTTGAATTATTACCTCCAcaaaggaggttatgttttcatcagggtttgtttgtctgtttgttagaaagataactcaaaaagttatggatggatttcaattaaaTATTCAGGGAAGATATGGAAGTCACCGTTATCACAGTGCACAAGCTTAACACTAAAAGCGCCAAGCGctggtcatttgaccgctgacgcgtattactagaagcgccgtgtaggtttgacctagatatacctagaactcttttgaccgcagtgattacaaaaaatatagccgcaagcggcgatggcgggcccgagcacctgcggtgcggacccgtgacatttgcggaatctagcgaagcaacacgtacttgttggtgggcatgtgcatgagcaacacacatgcccaccaaatttggctaattttcatcaatgtatgtgtcaaccacaacagacaacaagctaggtggcgctatagagtcccaaagccacacccaaggccagagctctgtctatgactagtggcaggaataacacacaagtgtacctaattgtcatgaatgtatgtgtcaagaataacagacaatgtgctaagtgcaaagtccctaagccacaccctaggccagagctctgtttttgacttgcggcagtaataacacgcAAGCTCACCAAAATTTGATTccttttcgtgaatgtatatgtaaaccacaacaggtaacacactaggtggcgctataaagtccctaagccacaccctcggccagagctctgtctctgaatagctatagcaaaacacatgcccaccaaattttgctaattttcgtgaatgtacgtgtcaaccatagagatgcaccgattgcaagtttttggccgattccgatttccgatttttcatcgagtttgaccggccgataccgattttagccgattccgatttaatttcttctaaccactttacagcacaaacaaagagttattttctagcctatattttttttaatacaacatgttagaaatgtaatcaacttatcaatggctggtagaaaaatgtgaatagacagattcttcttcaagtcttcttcagctgcagtaatcccagtgtgggacattcatttcacacatttagaaatgcactaggaacactatttattttcttctcacatccatatgcaatatccaactgtaaatatcttcagaatactgataactgaagttagtgctacataggctgagatgttggaaaaaaaacaacaaaaaaaaatattttgagaagccttgaaacacagcaaatgacttacattctcagtccacactcttctttgaactttcgcgattgcttgcggatactaaggaagtgtccatatttggatggcataacgtcatgcaggagctttccaacgacaccacgcatgatatgttttgtatgacggtcgcggtagtttatgacacgttagaatgctaacttttggcgaatttagaagaaatatacaggcgtgatcagacaaaaggtaatgaaataaacctctaaatgtgtaaatcggacttagttgttgtagtagtgtgaaagaatacatgataagttggcaaaccgaagcaaaactatgtttattcctgccgtgctatgtcgctgcttattgatagcgcttgtggttcagctgtgggcacgcaattagcggcaaagacgggctttgatgagcactgtaacctgaagtgacagcttagtatagtaaattccacgcaatatggcaaagcacagcgttcgctgcatagaaaaactcagtattagcgctttatccagccctgactgttggcctagcttcatcaaactttgcaaactcagctgtgtgagtgtgatgttgttacaagtacgtgcgagtgcatttgaccggcataaaatcggcatgtctcagactgaccggccggtcgccggtcgtggccgatcacgtgaaaatcggccgactccaatcggcggccgatcgatcggtgcatctctagtcaaccacaacagacaatgtgctaggtggcgctatagagtccctaagccacacccgaggccagagctct encodes:
- the LOC134069179 gene encoding GTPase IMAP family member 4-like, giving the protein MGASRSIPDGEPLRIVLIGKTGAGKSAVGNTILGRAVFPSHTSLNSTCSRGSTSSPRCIEVIDTPGILDTGRNADVKEEIVKCIKYSSPGPHVFLLVVQVGRFTREEQNAVRALQEIFGEKAADYTIVLFTRGDDLVGQTIDEYVRSAHPNLKKVIDSCGGRYHGFNNKSSDYTQVVELVKKIDEMVKSNWGSYFTMEMYRE